GACTGACCTGTAGGCCGTTGGCCAACGTCGACCCGCGCACCACTTCGCCCACCGGGTCCGCGAGACCGGCAAGATCTCGCAGCGCCTGTGCGATGTCCGCGACCCGCTCCGGTGTCAGCCGCAACCTGTCCTGCAGGCTGAGCGGCATACCGCTGTCCGCAGCACGCTGCAGATCAGACCCGTTGGCTACGACGATCGCGTCCGTCGCCTCGGCCACGGCATCAGCCAGGGCGACCAGAGCCGCGTCCTTCTCTGCCCGGGTCAGCAACGCCAGCTGTCGGGCAGCCACCCGCGATCGCCGTGCGACGGCTCGCACTCGGTCGTCGACGGGTAGCAGCTCGGGGGTTGTCATGCCGGAAATACTAGGGCCGGGTGACCTGATTGCTCGGTGCTCCGCTGGCCGCTCACGCGGCAGACTTGGCCCGTTGGCCGCGCACGATCGATCCGATCACGACGAGAGCGATGGCTGCATAGGAGAGGTAGTTGCTGTACTTCGCGAGGACACCGACGAAGTCCTTTGCGGGAGTTCCGATCTCGTAACCCAGCAACATCCACAACCCCCGGTAGACGATCGCCGCTGCGAAGTCGATCAGCAGGAACCGGCGTAACCGCATCCCCACATCTCCGACAAAGGCGTTCACGACCGCGCTGGGGAAGAACGGGATGAACCAGACGATGAACACGGCCGGACCACCGAAGCGTTTGGCCAGTCGCTCCGCTGCGGAAGCTGTGCGAGCAGCAAATTTCGATCGCCCCGCGACGACCTCGATGATGCCGTGACCCCACAACCGCCCGGCCCACCAGAAGATCCAGTCGAACTTGATAGATGTCAACGCGCCGACCAATAGGCCGGCCCACCACCACGGTTCGTGGCCGACCCGCAACCGGGCACCGATGTCGACCATGGCGATGTTCGATCCGCTGAACGCGGCGAGTGCGTAGGTATTGAGACCGAGTAGCCAGGCGCGCAACGGCAGGGTCGCGAAACCGTAGAGGCCGAGCAGGGCGATACAGGCCCAGCACCAGAGATCCTTCTTGCCGGGCTTGCCGCTCCATGGCATGCGAGGGTCATCCCACCACTCGCGCGGCGTCGGCTCTGCCGGCCCTGTTTGGTCAGCCGACGCTATTGGTTCAGCCGATGCTGGGCGTTCACCGGGGTCAGTCGGCTTGCGCAGCTCGACCGGTGCGACCGGCTCCGCACGTCCAGGTGACGCGGGTGCCTGCCCCGGCGGCAGGTCGGGTCTGGCCGACCACGGGTCCGTACCGGTCATGGGGTCCTCCTGCTCAACACAACGAGATCATCAATATGGATGACCTCCCGCTCGTACTCCGGACCCAGTTCCCGGGCCAGTTCTCTGGTGCTCCGCCCAAGCAGTGCCGGCAGATCCCGCGAGTCGTAGTTGATCAGCCCGCGTGCGACGACCGCACCTGCAGCGTCCACCACGTCAACGGCGTCACCGCTGCTGAAGGTTCCCTCGACGGCCTTGATACCGGCTGGGAGCAACGATCTGCGGCGCCGGGTGACCGCGGCGACGGCTCCGTCGTCCAGTACGACCCGACCCTGCGGCGCCGTCGCATGCTCCAACCAGATGCGTCGGGCATGACCCCGCCGGTGAGTCGGCGCGAAAACGGTACCGACATCGCCGCCACGCAGGGCCGCCTCGACGTTGGACGCAGCGGTGAGCAGCGTCGGGATCCCCGAGGACATCGCGATCCGGGCGGCCTCGACCTTGGTCACCATGCCGCCGGTCCCTACGTTGGATCCGGGACCGACGATCGGAATATCGGCCAGCGCATCCGGATGGGCGATCAGTGGCACCCGGTTACTGCTTGCGTCGGTCGGCGGGCCGTCGTACAACGCGTCCACATCGGACAACAGCAACAGCCCGTGGGCGTCGATCAGCTGAGCCACCAGCGCGGCCAGCCGGTCGTTGTCACCGAATCGGATTTCGTGGGTGGCGACAGTGTCGTTCTCGTTGATGATCGGCACGACACCCATGGCCAGCAACCGTTCGAGCGTCCGACGGGCATTGAGGTAGTGCCCTCGTCGGGTCACATCTTCAGAAGTCAGCAGAACCTGACCCACCTGCTGGCCGTGCGCAGCGAATGCCGCGGTGTAGGCCGCCAACAAGATCCCCTGACCGACGCTGGCAGCTGCCTGCTGCGTCGCCAGGTCACTCGGGCGGCCGGTCAGCCCCAGTGGGCCGATACCAGCGGCAATTGCGCCCGAAGAGACCAGTACGACCGACCTGCCGCGGTCGCGATGCATTGCCAGCGCAGAGACGAGCGCAGCGACTGCCCCCGGGTCGAGATGACCGCGGGCGTCGGTCAGCGAACTGGAACCGACCTTGACGACCAGGGGCGAAGCCGCGTAGATCCGGTCGCGTAGACGACCGGCGATATCCCCGTCGGATTCAGTCACTATCGTCGTCGGCGCCCGCGGGTACCGGCGCTTCCACCGGCTCGCGGTTGGTCCAGATCTCGGCGCGACGCTCGGCGTCCATGTCCTCGCGGGCCTCGCGCTGTCCGTCCTTGCGGGCGTGGAACTCATCACGCCGCTCAGCTCGCGTCGGTCGGGTCGGCTCGTCCAGCCGAAGGTCGGAGCCCCGGGCGCCGAGCAGCTCGGCCCCGGAGTACATCGTCGGCTCCCAATCGAAGACGACGGCGTTGTCTGCGGGCCCGATCAGCACCATTGAACCGGGAACGGCCCCGGCCTTGAACAGGGCCTCTTCGACGCCGAGGCGCGCGAGTCGGTCGGCGAGGTAGCCGACCGCTTCGTCATTGGCGAAGTCGGTCTGACGCACCCATCGGGTCGGTCGGTCACCGGCGACCCGGAACAGTTCCCCGTCGGGTGTTTCTTCGCGCACCACGGAGAATCCGGTGTCGTCGACTGCCTTGGGTCGCAGCACAATACGCTGCGGAACGATCTGCTCGGCCTCTTTGCGGGCAGCCACTACGTGCGCCGCCAACGCGAAGCTCAACTCTTTCAGACCCGTGTGCGCGACCGCCGATACGACGAACACTTCCAGCCCGCGTGCTTCCAGATCGGCGCGTACCATCTCGGCCAGCTCCCTGGCGTCCGGTACGTCGGCCTTGTTCAGGATGACGATGCGGGTGCGCTCCGCCAACGGGCGGCCACCCAGTGAATCGTCGGCGACGTACTCCGAGAGTTCGTGCTCGATGGCGTCCAGATCCGACAGCGGATCACGGTCGGACTCCAACGTCGCGCAGTCGATGACGTGCGCCAACACCGAGCACCGCTCGACATGTCGCAGGAACTCAAGACCCAGGCCCTTGCCCTGGCTTGCGCCGGGAATCAAGCCCGGGACATCGGCGATCGTGTAGCGCATCGCGCCGGCGGTGACGACGCCGAGGTTGGGCACCAAGGTCGTGAAGGGGTAGTCCGCGATCTTGGGTTTGGCCGCCGACATCACCGAGACGAGACTGGACTTGCCGGCCGATGGGAACCCGATCAACGCCACATCGGCCAGAGTCTTCAGCTCCAGGACGACGTCCAGCGCATCGCCCGGTTCGCCCAGGAGCGCAAAACCAGGAGCCTTGCGGCGCGGTGAAGACAGTGCGCGGTTGCCCAGGCCCCCGCGGCCACCACGGGCCGCGATGAAACGGGTGCCGGCCCCGACCAGATCGGCCAGGACGGTGCCGGAACGATCAGTGACTACGGTGCCCTCCGGGACGGGCAGGATGAGGTCTTCCCCATCGGCACCGTTGCGTTCGTCGCCGGCACCGGGCCGACCGTTTCCGCCGGCACGGTGTGGGCTGCGATGGTAGTCCAACAACGTCGTCGACTGTTGGTCCACGACGAGGACCACGTCTCCCCCACGCCCGCCGTTGCCGCCATCCGGTCCGCCCAGGGGCTTGAACTTCTCGCGCTTGACCGACGCCACGCCGTGACCACCGCTACCGGCACTCATGTGCAGTAGTACACGATCAACGAAATTGGTGGCCACGATGGATCCTTAAAGGAGAAAAGTTGAAAGGGACGGGCCCATCGGGCCCGCCCCTGCTCACATCTGGTGCGAAACGGCTTAGGCGGAGACGTCCTGCAACTGGGCGTCGACGATGTTGACGGTGCGGCGACCGCCCTTCTGACCGAACTGGACCGCGCCGGCGACCAAGGCGAACAAGGTGTCGTCCTTGCCGCGCCCGACGTTCACACCTGGGTGGAAGTGGGTGCCGCGCTGACGCACGATGATTTCGCCGGAGCGAACGACCTGACCGCCGAACCGCTTGACGCCGAGTCGCTGTGCATTGGAATCGCGCCCGTTCTTGCTGGACGATGCGCCCTTCTTGTGTGCCATGTGTCTGGAGCCTTACGTGTGGAGGAAACCTGCGTGCGAAGGAGAGAAGGAGTCGATCAGACCAGACTCAAGAATTGATCTCGGTGATCTTGACCTGTGTCAGGGGCTGACGGTGACCCTGGCGCTTGCGGTAACCGGTCTTGTTCTTGTACTTGATGATGGTGATCTTGGGGCCCTTGGCGGACTTGATCACCTCGGCCTTCACGGTGACCTGCGCCAACTTCGCGGGGTCACTGGTGATGGTTTCGCCGTCTACCAGCAGCAGCGGCTTGAGCTCGAAGCTCTCGCCGGCCTGCACGGTGATTTTGTCAATGATGAGGACGTCGCCCACGGAAACTTTCTCCTGGCGGCCGCCTGCGCGAACAATCGCGTACACGTCGGAACTCAACCTTTCGTCATGGCGCACTCGCTCTGGTATGACCGGCCAACAGCAACCCTGCGGAGCAGGACGTCGAAACGGTGGGAGCGCCAGCCTTTGATCTTACTGGTCAGATGATGGGGCTTACAAATTCACCGCAGCCCGGGTCGGCCCGTCAACAGCAGCCACCGGCGAGTCTGCGATGACCGGCCGACCGGCAGGGGCTACGGCGCGCTTGCGTTTGCGCCGTGCGGGCGGACCAGCAGCAACTGTCTGCGCGACCGGCTCAACAGCCGGCGCCGAGCCGACCTCCGGCGCTGCGTCAGCCGCTACCCGGGTCGTCTGTTGCTGCACAGCAGGCTCTGCCCGGGGCGCCGGACCGGCCGAGGCCTCAACGCGACGCACCTCTGCATGGACTGCTTCGATCGACTCCTTGGCGACGTCGTCGGCCTTCTCGCCAGCAGTGACGGCCGCCGCGTGAGCAGCTGCTGCGATCTGAGCGGCTGACGGACCCGAGGATGGCGGCGCAGCCTCGACGACCGGCTCCGGTCGTGCCTTGGACCGCCGGCCGCGGCCACCGTTGCTGCCGTTGTTGCTGCCGCCGCCATTGCCTGCAGAGTTGTTGGTGCCGGACTGGTCGCCGCGCTGGCCGGAACCTCCGTCGCTGCCGCCGGATTTGTCGACGGGAGTGTCGTGCACGATCAACCCGCGCCCCCCGCATGCCGTGCATTCCTCGGAGAACACCTCGATCAGCCCCGACCCGACCCGCTTACGGGTCATCTGCACCAGCCCGAGCGACGTCACTTCGGCAACCTGGTGCTTGGTCCTGTCGCGACCCAGACATTCCAGCAGTCGGCGAACCACCAGATCGCGGTTGGCCTCCAGGACCATGTCGATGAAGTCGACGACGATGATGCCACCGATATCGCGCAATCTCAGCTGCCGCACGATCTCCTCGGCAGCCTCGATGTTGTTCTTGGTGACCGTCTCCTCCAGGTTGCCGCCGGAGCCGACGAACTTGCCGGTGTTCACGTCGATCACCGTCATCGCTTCGGTGCGGTCGATGACCAGGGAACCACCCGAGGGCAGCCACACCTTGCGGTCCATGGCCTTGGACAGCTGCTCATCAACGCGGTGCACGGTGAACAGGTCCTGCTGACCGGTCCACTTCTCCAGCCGTCCGGCCAGATCCGGGGCGATCGCCTGCAGGTAGTGGTGCACCTGATCGAAGGCAGTGTCACCGGAGATGACCAACTTCACGAAATCTTCGTTGAACACGTCGCGGATGACCCGCAGTGCAAGATCCGGCTCGCCATGCAGCAACGCGGGTGCGTGGCCGGATTTGGCGTCCTTCTGGATCTTTTCCCAGGTCGCCTGCAACCGCTCGACGTCGGCTTTGAGGTCAACCTCGCTGGCGCCTTCGGCCGCAGTACGGACGATCACCCCAGCATCGGACGGCACGACCTCTTTCAGGATCTTCTTCAGTCTGTTGCGCTCGACGTCGGGCAACTTGCGGGAGATCCCCGTCATCGCGTGGCCCGGCACGTAGACCAGGAACCGCCCGGGCAGCGAAACCTGAGAGGTCAGCCGCGCCCCCTTGTGCCCGATCGGGTCCTTGGTGACCTGGGCGAGCACCGATTCGCCGGACTTGAGCGCATGCTCGATCCGCCGGGCCTGGCCGTTCTCCAGGCCGGCGGCGTCCCAGTTGACCTCACCGGCGTACAACACGGCGTTGCGGCCACGACCGACGTCGACGAAGGCGGCTTCCATGCTGGGCAGCACGTTCTGCACGCGGCCCAGGTACACATTGCCGGCCATCGAGGACTGCGCGGAGTTGCGTGACACGTAGTGCTCGACGAGCACACCGTCCTCGAGCACACCGATCTGCGTGCGACCCT
This portion of the Dermatophilaceae bacterium Sec6.4 genome encodes:
- a CDS encoding VTT domain-containing protein — protein: MPWSGKPGKKDLWCWACIALLGLYGFATLPLRAWLLGLNTYALAAFSGSNIAMVDIGARLRVGHEPWWWAGLLVGALTSIKFDWIFWWAGRLWGHGIIEVVAGRSKFAARTASAAERLAKRFGGPAVFIVWFIPFFPSAVVNAFVGDVGMRLRRFLLIDFAAAIVYRGLWMLLGYEIGTPAKDFVGVLAKYSNYLSYAAIALVVIGSIVRGQRAKSAA
- the proB gene encoding glutamate 5-kinase — encoded protein: MAGRLRDRIYAASPLVVKVGSSSLTDARGHLDPGAVAALVSALAMHRDRGRSVVLVSSGAIAAGIGPLGLTGRPSDLATQQAAASVGQGILLAAYTAAFAAHGQQVGQVLLTSEDVTRRGHYLNARRTLERLLAMGVVPIINENDTVATHEIRFGDNDRLAALVAQLIDAHGLLLLSDVDALYDGPPTDASSNRVPLIAHPDALADIPIVGPGSNVGTGGMVTKVEAARIAMSSGIPTLLTAASNVEAALRGGDVGTVFAPTHRRGHARRIWLEHATAPQGRVVLDDGAVAAVTRRRRSLLPAGIKAVEGTFSSGDAVDVVDAAGAVVARGLINYDSRDLPALLGRSTRELARELGPEYEREVIHIDDLVVLSRRTP
- the obgE gene encoding GTPase ObgE, translated to MATNFVDRVLLHMSAGSGGHGVASVKREKFKPLGGPDGGNGGRGGDVVLVVDQQSTTLLDYHRSPHRAGGNGRPGAGDERNGADGEDLILPVPEGTVVTDRSGTVLADLVGAGTRFIAARGGRGGLGNRALSSPRRKAPGFALLGEPGDALDVVLELKTLADVALIGFPSAGKSSLVSVMSAAKPKIADYPFTTLVPNLGVVTAGAMRYTIADVPGLIPGASQGKGLGLEFLRHVERCSVLAHVIDCATLESDRDPLSDLDAIEHELSEYVADDSLGGRPLAERTRIVILNKADVPDARELAEMVRADLEARGLEVFVVSAVAHTGLKELSFALAAHVVAARKEAEQIVPQRIVLRPKAVDDTGFSVVREETPDGELFRVAGDRPTRWVRQTDFANDEAVGYLADRLARLGVEEALFKAGAVPGSMVLIGPADNAVVFDWEPTMYSGAELLGARGSDLRLDEPTRPTRAERRDEFHARKDGQREAREDMDAERRAEIWTNREPVEAPVPAGADDDSD
- the rpmA gene encoding 50S ribosomal protein L27 — translated: MAHKKGASSSKNGRDSNAQRLGVKRFGGQVVRSGEIIVRQRGTHFHPGVNVGRGKDDTLFALVAGAVQFGQKGGRRTVNIVDAQLQDVSA
- the rplU gene encoding 50S ribosomal protein L21; amino-acid sequence: MSSDVYAIVRAGGRQEKVSVGDVLIIDKITVQAGESFELKPLLLVDGETITSDPAKLAQVTVKAEVIKSAKGPKITIIKYKNKTGYRKRQGHRQPLTQVKITEINS
- a CDS encoding Rne/Rng family ribonuclease, producing the protein MAPHDDNDPFADSTDSGNSTDSGSQPTAAAPPTSAIPSFGLLFQAPDTTRRAPRLAPQRPASPDSDAGDASEARDSRESRDSRDFADNGDSSSTETDRSPSGADGDGDDEPRARRRGGRGRKPKADGGPPDADQGAPKQTKQDGPKRSGVSRGVKAADSTSTDEGDEVEDQDAGSESAVSEDANGPEDSDGAAEGDGRKRTRRRRRSGAGSDSEDPPGTVTRVREPRTSRDEVTSIKGSTRLEAKKQRRREGREAGRRRTVITEAEFLARRESVERIMVVREREGRTQIGVLEDGVLVEHYVSRNSAQSSMAGNVYLGRVQNVLPSMEAAFVDVGRGRNAVLYAGEVNWDAAGLENGQARRIEHALKSGESVLAQVTKDPIGHKGARLTSQVSLPGRFLVYVPGHAMTGISRKLPDVERNRLKKILKEVVPSDAGVIVRTAAEGASEVDLKADVERLQATWEKIQKDAKSGHAPALLHGEPDLALRVIRDVFNEDFVKLVISGDTAFDQVHHYLQAIAPDLAGRLEKWTGQQDLFTVHRVDEQLSKAMDRKVWLPSGGSLVIDRTEAMTVIDVNTGKFVGSGGNLEETVTKNNIEAAEEIVRQLRLRDIGGIIVVDFIDMVLEANRDLVVRRLLECLGRDRTKHQVAEVTSLGLVQMTRKRVGSGLIEVFSEECTACGGRGLIVHDTPVDKSGGSDGGSGQRGDQSGTNNSAGNGGGSNNGSNGGRGRRSKARPEPVVEAAPPSSGPSAAQIAAAAHAAAVTAGEKADDVAKESIEAVHAEVRRVEASAGPAPRAEPAVQQQTTRVAADAAPEVGSAPAVEPVAQTVAAGPPARRKRKRAVAPAGRPVIADSPVAAVDGPTRAAVNL